ATTCATCTGGCACAAATGGTTTAGTAAGAAAGTCATTCATCCCACATTGATAGACTCTATTCTGCACCTCTACCATAGCTGAAGCTGTCAATGCGATGACGGGTAGGTCCTGAAAATAAGCTGCTTCCTGTTCGCGGATCCAACCTATGGTTTCATAACCATTCATAATGGGCATTTGAATGTCCAGCAGGACGATATCCACCTGATGTTCCTTCAAAACCGCAATTCCCTCTTTCCCATTTTCAGCTTCCAGTACATTGAGTCCCCAGGACTCACAAAAGTCTTTGGCGATGACCCGATTGAAAATATTGTCTTCTATGATCAGGACACTGCCGTTCAGGCTTTCTTTTTTCTCTTCTTTGGAAGCCGATTGCTTCATATCAAGGCTGGAACCACGCCGCAACACCAGTTTAAAACGGAATACCGTGCCGGCCCCTCTCTCAGACTCTACTTCAATCTTACTGTCCATCAGTTCCAGCAGTCTCCGAGTGATAGAAAGGCCCAATCCTGAACCTCCAAAACGACGGGTGATAGACTTATCTGCTTGTGAAAAGACACCAAATATAGCCTCCTGATTTTCTTTTGAAATACCTATCCCCGTATCCTCAATCTCAAAAAGGATATGATCGAAATTATTGACCTTATCCAGTCGCTTACATCTGATGGTAACCTCTCCTCTTTCCGTAAACTTGATCGCATTATTGACCAGATTATGAAAGACCTGATTGAGCCTAACCTGGTCTCCCCAATAATTGGCTTTTAGCTTATCGTCGATTTCCAGCTTTAGCTGAATTCCTTTTTCCTCCGTAAGCGTTTCATAATTGACCCGGATCGCATCCAGCAATTCCCGCATATTGAATTCAGCATTTTCCAGCAGGATCTTACCTTCCTCGATTTTTGCAAAGTCCAATATATCCGTAACAATCGCCAGCAAATGATCACTCGACTTCTTCAGGATATTGAGCTTTTGTAATTGCTCTGGGGGTGGGTCTTTCTTTAGCAACAGATGGGTAGTTCCGATGATCCCATTCAACGGGGTTCTTACCTCGTGGGACATCATTGACAGGAAATCTGCCTTGGCCAATGAAGCCTCCTCAGCACTCTCCTTGGCACGCTCCAGCGATCGGTAAGCAGACTCCTTTGTCATTACGGACCCGAGCCAGTTGGCAAAGAGTCTCATGAATTCCCCTTCATGATCGCCAAACTTCTCGGTTCTGCCATTCGGAGATAGAAACTCCACCGCACCAAAGTATTCATCCGCCACTTTGATCGGAGCACCCAGATAAGATTGTACTTCCTGTGGGTGTTCACAACAAGGGTGCCCCGCATATTCGGCATCACTTTCTCGGTGAAAAAGCACCACGGATCGGCTTTGATAGGCTAAATGACTGTAAGTGTTTCCCAAGGGCTTTTTTACTTTGTCTGTCTTAATGATACTTTGCTGATCAGCGAGGTACTTGATTTCGTAAGTATCATCTTTGATCGAGCTGATGATCCCAACAGGCATATTCAGGTAATTGCAGATAGCTTGCAAGGCATCTTCCAGTAAGTCTGCCGTAGGTAACGACTTTACCGCCAGATCATTCAGCAAGCGAAGGCCAACTTGATAATTATAAATTCGCTCCTGCTCTTTGTGCTGTCGGGTTACATTCCGGCTAAACACGGACACACCGGTTACTTCCCCGGCATCACTCCAAATCGGCATGGCCGAACTATCCATAACAACAAGCTGATCGTCAATCTCGAACGTAATCTCCTGCGCGCACTTGGTGCCAGAAAGTGCTTTTAAAATAAATGCAAACTCATCTTCCCAGGTAGCGTTTACACGCTCTGGTTGAATTCTCGCTCCTATTCGGACTTCTAAACCAGTTCGCTGAACATGAAGGTTCTGAAAAACAGAATTGAAATAAATAAACCTCAAATCCTTGTCTACCGCCCAGACCGCATCTGTTGTATTCTCGATAAGCATACTGATCTTACCTTCCGTGCGTTTTCTTTCCGAAATATCTCGAGCGGAACTATGAAAGCCATTGATCTCCCCGTCTTCATCAAAGATCACACGGGTGTAGATCTCCATCCAGATGTATTCCCCGTTGTACTTTCTGATCCGGCATTCTACATTAGAAGAAGCATCACCTCCATTCACCATTTGACTCAGCCGCCCTTTCAATTCATCCCAATCATCCGGATGCATGAAATCTTTAGGAGCTTTCCCCAGTATCTCCTCTGGTGGGTATCCCATTTCTACCTGAGCAGCCTGTGAGATGTACTTATAGGTACCGTCTATGGAATGAACACCAATAACATCCCTGGAATTTTCTGAAAGTATTTTGTATTGATCCTCACTATCCTGAAGAGCTCTTCTCAACTCTTTTATTTCCGAAACCTGCCGTGCGACAGCCCTGATCTTGACCAACTTTCCTTCATGATAGTCCAGGGACACTTTCTGCGCAATCCTGATAGGATCTTTTCCTTTAGGTAGAATACGCATCTCATAGTAGCCTGACGTAGCCTTCGACTCAAATAAGGATTGATGATAGCGATCAACTTGTTCCAGGTCCTCGGGATGCACAAAATCAAAGGCTACTTTATCTGCCAACTCTTGTTCCGAATGACCAAGTAACTCACAGGTTTTGGCATTTACGAACAAATAATTCCCCCAGCTATCCAATTCATAAATGGCATCGTCCACTTTGTTGAGCAATTCCATGTGCTGCTCTTCTCTACGCAGGGCCTGCATCCTAGATCGATGCAATTTCAACTGATCAGAAATTTGTTGTGCGATGATCTGCAAGGACGTTTTTTGCTGTTCAGTCAACGATCTGGGTGAAGCATCTACCACACACAAAGTGCCCAATGCAAAACCCGATTGGTCATGAATGGGAATTCCGCAATAAAAAGAGAAAATCGGATATTGCTGTAGTAGTGGATTATCGAAAAAGCGCTCATCCTTGCGGGTATCCGGTACCTCGAGGAGCTCACCTTCCGGCAATTTAATGGTATGCGCACAAAGAGAAAGTGACCTTGGTAGTTCCGTAATCTCCGCACCAAAACAGGACTTCAACCATTGCCGATCTTCATCGATAAAAGAAATAGCGGACATCCTAACACCGCATACCGTAGCAGCCAAACGAGTTAAATTATCGTAGGCTGTCTCTTTTGCCGTATCCAATAGCTTGTAAGATCGCAGTTGAATTAGTCGTTCGGCTTCATTTTCCGGTGGTTCTGGAATCTTCATGCTTCCTTCTAATCTAGCTAAAGATATTGATCTTCTGCCATTTCGAAAGGCATCTTCGACAAGTCGCAGCTAAGTTTCGCTAAAACATCCTAAAAAATAAGTGAAAATCGCCTAAGCGCCTGAAAATAAAATCTAGATGACTTGCTGAATAATTACAGCCTCACCGGCAAATTGAAAGGTTTCTCCAGTTTGTTTTCCCTGCATGAGTGTGCCGATAGGTGTTACAGGGGAAATGCAGAAAAAAATTTGATCTGCTACGGTGATTTCTCCCAATGAAACGGAGATGAAATAATTCCTATCTTCTGTGTGTACGATGCTACCTAGTTCAACAGATGGAGACTCCTTATCAGGATTGATCATTTCCAGTGGCTTCTTGAGCTTGGCTACTTCGTTCATTTGAGATGCAAGTCGCTCCTTCTCCAGGTGCATCATGGCCCTACCGGTCTCATATTTATCTCCGGCGCTGCTTTTGGTTTCATTATTGGCAGAAGACTGGGCAGCTTTATCTAAAGCAATGAGGTTGTGGAATTTTTCGTCCACAACCTCTTTACAATGATCTAATAAAGCCTTTTTTAAAGCAAGACCTTCCAATTACAAGTCGAATTTAATGCCTTGTGCCAATGGCAATTCAGTAGAATAATTGATGGTATTGGTCTGGCGTCTCATATAAGCCTTCCATGCATCAGAACCAGATTCTCTTCCTCCACCGGTTTCTTTTTCTCCACCAAAAGCACCACCGATCTCCGCTCCTGAAGTACCAATATTCACGTTAGCTATCCCGCAATCAGATCCTTGATGTGAAAGGAAAAGTTCTGCTTCCCTCATGTTGGTGGTCATGATCGCCGAAGAAAGCCCTTGAGGCACATCATTCTGCATGTGAATGGCTTCATCCAGCTCATTGTATCGGATCAAATAAAGGATTGGTGCAAAGGTCTCATTACACACAATATCGTATTCGTTCTGTACTTCGTAGATCGCAGGTTTCACATAGCAGCCTGATTCATAACCTTCGCCACTAAGTACCTCGCCTTCAATGATGGCCTCACCACCTTCATTTTCAATTTTCTTCAAAGCACGCTCGTACATGGCTACTGCATCGGTATCGATCAGTGGGCCAACATGCATGTTCTCATCCAAAGGGCTACCGATTTTGAGTTGTGCATAGGCTTTTACCAAACGGTCACGTACCTGATCAAAAATATCATTGTGGACGATGAGTCTTCTGGTCGAAGTGCATCGCTGACCAGCTGTTCCTACGGCTCCAAAAACTGCACCGGGGATTACCAGATCCAGGTCCGCATTTTTAGAAACAATGATCGCATTGTTTCCTCCTAATTCGAGGATGGTTTTACCCAATCTGCGACCTACTGCTTCGCCAACAGCTTTTCCCATTCGGGTAGATCCTGTAGCTGAAACCAAAGGCACACGTCCATCATCAGCCATGCGCTTGCCTATTTCGGCATCGCCTACAACCAAACCGCAGATACCACCATCAACACCATTTGCTTCGAATACCTCCTGAGCGATATTCTGACAGGCTATGGCAGAGAGAGGCACTTTTTCGGATGGTTTCCAAACGCAAACATCTCCACATACCCAGGCGATGGCCGCATTCCAGGACCATACGGCTACCGGGAAGTTGAACGCGGAAATGATCCCCGTGATTCCTAAGGGATGCCATTGCTCATACATTCGGTGAGAGGGGCGCTCAGAATGCATCGTCAATCCGTAAAGCTGTCGGGAAAGCCCTACTGCAAAGTCGCAGATATCGATCATTTCCTGTACTTCACCCAGGCCTTCCTGCAGGGATTTACCCATTTCATAAGAAACCAACTTACCTAGTGGTTCTTTCTTCCTTCGGAGTGCCTCACCCAACTGACGAACAATTTCTCCTCTTTTAGGAGCAGGAACTAACCTCCATGATTTGAAAGCATTTTGTGCTGCCTCAATCACTGATTCATAAGCAGCCTCATCGGCCAATGTAACACTTGCGATTAGCTGACCATCAACGGGTGATCGGGATTCGATGGTAGCTCCACTTGAATTGAGCCATTTACCTCCAATGGCTGCGCCCTGATTATCAGGCAAAATATCAAGTTCTTTTAAGAAAGAGTTATCAACACTCATGGGTAAAAAAGTTGCAATTATAAATTTCGCGCAAAGCTAACCAAAGGCGAGCGGGTGATACATGTTATGACAAATAAAAAAACCGCTCCTCGATTGAAGAGCGGCCTCCTTAAGATGAAAAACTTTCACCGTCACCAACCTATACCATAAAAGGCTTTTTCACCGTCAGGATAATATCCTTCTATCAACATTCCCTCGCTCGAAGAACGTGCTAACGCCAATTTCAGATCTTCCAGGTCTTCTATCGGATCACGATTGATCTTCACAATCACGAATCCTTCTTTGACATTGGAATCTTTCCATTTTCCATCTCCAAGCGTTTCCAATCGGACGCCATTTTCAATTCCCAAATCTTCCTTCTCTTCACCTGTCAACTCGACAAACACAGCGCCTTCTGTAGAAAATACATCCACATTAGCAGCTACTACTTCTTCGGTGCCAAATGAATTCTTCAAAGTAGCTCGGGTAGTCTTTCGTCGACCATCCCGCAGGTAGGTCACTTCCACCTGATCACCAGGACGATTAAGTGCCACTTGCTCCTGTAACTCGGAAACACTGTTTACTTCACGGCCATCCACCGCTACAATAACATCTCCTACTTCAATTCCGGCATCCTCCGCCGAACTATTGCCCTGCACATTAGCCACATAAATTCCTTTTAATACTCCCAGGTCTTCCTGTTCCGACAACTCTGCATTTACCGTGACGATACTTACCCCAAGCAAGGCCCGTTGTACCGTCCCGAATTCCACCAAATCACGTGCTACTTTTTGAACCAAA
This DNA window, taken from Cytophagales bacterium, encodes the following:
- a CDS encoding PAS domain S-box protein, whose protein sequence is MKIPEPPENEAERLIQLRSYKLLDTAKETAYDNLTRLAATVCGVRMSAISFIDEDRQWLKSCFGAEITELPRSLSLCAHTIKLPEGELLEVPDTRKDERFFDNPLLQQYPIFSFYCGIPIHDQSGFALGTLCVVDASPRSLTEQQKTSLQIIAQQISDQLKLHRSRMQALRREEQHMELLNKVDDAIYELDSWGNYLFVNAKTCELLGHSEQELADKVAFDFVHPEDLEQVDRYHQSLFESKATSGYYEMRILPKGKDPIRIAQKVSLDYHEGKLVKIRAVARQVSEIKELRRALQDSEDQYKILSENSRDVIGVHSIDGTYKYISQAAQVEMGYPPEEILGKAPKDFMHPDDWDELKGRLSQMVNGGDASSNVECRIRKYNGEYIWMEIYTRVIFDEDGEINGFHSSARDISERKRTEGKISMLIENTTDAVWAVDKDLRFIYFNSVFQNLHVQRTGLEVRIGARIQPERVNATWEDEFAFILKALSGTKCAQEITFEIDDQLVVMDSSAMPIWSDAGEVTGVSVFSRNVTRQHKEQERIYNYQVGLRLLNDLAVKSLPTADLLEDALQAICNYLNMPVGIISSIKDDTYEIKYLADQQSIIKTDKVKKPLGNTYSHLAYQSRSVVLFHRESDAEYAGHPCCEHPQEVQSYLGAPIKVADEYFGAVEFLSPNGRTEKFGDHEGEFMRLFANWLGSVMTKESAYRSLERAKESAEEASLAKADFLSMMSHEVRTPLNGIIGTTHLLLKKDPPPEQLQKLNILKKSSDHLLAIVTDILDFAKIEEGKILLENAEFNMRELLDAIRVNYETLTEEKGIQLKLEIDDKLKANYWGDQVRLNQVFHNLVNNAIKFTERGEVTIRCKRLDKVNNFDHILFEIEDTGIGISKENQEAIFGVFSQADKSITRRFGGSGLGLSITRRLLELMDSKIEVESERGAGTVFRFKLVLRRGSSLDMKQSASKEEKKESLNGSVLIIEDNIFNRVIAKDFCESWGLNVLEAENGKEGIAVLKEHQVDIVLLDIQMPIMNGYETIGWIREQEAAYFQDLPVIALTASAMVEVQNRVYQCGMNDFLTKPFVPDEFYKKMELHLSMREKANDEISLSYLQNILQDDKDKMRRFFDLFIESVTHDYKAYERALTDQEVIDVYQLTRKNRPTLKSLGLTILAKQAQIIEHMIENDNPKKMIIREASRHLETLKTTVSQMRVYRENLQQTEA
- a CDS encoding 3-oxoacyl-ACP synthase, translated to MEGLALKKALLDHCKEVVDEKFHNLIALDKAAQSSANNETKSSAGDKYETGRAMMHLEKERLASQMNEVAKLKKPLEMINPDKESPSVELGSIVHTEDRNYFISVSLGEITVADQIFFCISPVTPIGTLMQGKQTGETFQFAGEAVIIQQVI
- a CDS encoding aldehyde dehydrogenase family protein, encoding MSVDNSFLKELDILPDNQGAAIGGKWLNSSGATIESRSPVDGQLIASVTLADEAAYESVIEAAQNAFKSWRLVPAPKRGEIVRQLGEALRRKKEPLGKLVSYEMGKSLQEGLGEVQEMIDICDFAVGLSRQLYGLTMHSERPSHRMYEQWHPLGITGIISAFNFPVAVWSWNAAIAWVCGDVCVWKPSEKVPLSAIACQNIAQEVFEANGVDGGICGLVVGDAEIGKRMADDGRVPLVSATGSTRMGKAVGEAVGRRLGKTILELGGNNAIIVSKNADLDLVIPGAVFGAVGTAGQRCTSTRRLIVHNDIFDQVRDRLVKAYAQLKIGSPLDENMHVGPLIDTDAVAMYERALKKIENEGGEAIIEGEVLSGEGYESGCYVKPAIYEVQNEYDIVCNETFAPILYLIRYNELDEAIHMQNDVPQGLSSAIMTTNMREAELFLSHQGSDCGIANVNIGTSGAEIGGAFGGEKETGGGRESGSDAWKAYMRRQTNTINYSTELPLAQGIKFDL